A stretch of Brassica napus cultivar Da-Ae chromosome C6, Da-Ae, whole genome shotgun sequence DNA encodes these proteins:
- the LOC125589206 gene encoding F-box protein PP2-B11-like → MNNLPEDCIAKILSLTSPRDVCRSSAVSRCFRSAADSDHVWNHFLPSEFPEDFRAPEGLPTKKHLFFSLVHNPLLLHDSQLSFSLERSTGNKCYMMAARALNITWGHDQRYWQWISLPDARFKEVAALKMVWWLDITGKINISLLSDDTLYAAYLVFKWNLDPYGFRQPVEASLVLAGTEHDDVQPSMVSLMHNPGSEQGQRAELRSDDWYEVQLGQFFKRRGDMGEIEMSLKETKRPFEKKGLIVHGIEIRPVLP, encoded by the exons ATGAATAATCTGCCAGAGGACTGCATCGCTAAGATCCTTTCCTTGACTTCGCCTCGAGACGTTTGCCGATCATCGGCTGTCTCCAGGTGCTTCAGATCCGCCGCTGACTCCGACCATGTCTGGAACCACTTCTTACCTTCCGAGTTCCCCGAGGACTTTAGGGCACCTGAGGGTCTTCCCACCAAGAAACACCTCTTCTTCTCCCTCGTCCATAACCCTCTCCTTCTCCACGACTCCCAACTG AGCTTTTCGCTGGAGAGAAGTACTGGTAACAAGTGCTACATGATGGCCGCTAGGGCCTTGAATATTACTTGGGGACATGATCAAAGATACTGGCAGTGGATCTCTCTTCCTGATGCCAG GTTCAAAGAAGTGGCTGCGCTTAAAATGGTATGGTGGCTTGACATCACTGGAAAAATCAACATATCCCTTCTCTCTGATGACACCCTCTACGCCGCTTACCTTGTCTTTAAGTGGAACCTTGATCCCTACGGTTTTCGCCAGCCCGTAGAGGCATCCCTTGTTTTGGCTGGCACCGAGCATGATGATGTCCAGCCTTCCATGGTCAGTCTCATGCATAATCCGGGGAGCGAACAAGGTCAGCGCGCTGAGCTGAGAAGCGACGACTGGTACGAGGTGCAGTTGGGACAGTTCTTCAAAAGAAGAGGAGATATGGGTGAAATAGAGATGAGCCTCAAGGAGACAAAGAGGCCTTTTGAGAAGAAAGGTCTTATTGTCCATGGAATTGAGATTAGGCCAGTACTGCCCTAA